In Clostridium thermosuccinogenes, the genomic stretch AAATCTACTTTTTTTAACTATGTGACCGGAAAAAGGATATCTATAGTGGAAGATACCCCTGGAGTTACCAGGGATAGAATTTATGCCGAGGCTGAATGGAGAGACAGAAAATTCACACTTATTGATACCGGAGGTATCGAGCCTTACTCAGAGGATATCATAATGCAGCAAATGAAAAGGCAGGCGGAAATTGCCATAGAGACAGCCGATGTCATACTTTTTATGGTGGACGTAAAGGATGGTCTTACAGCGGCCGACAAAGAAGTGGCTACATTGCTCAGAAAGACCAGGAAGCCTGTCATTCTCGCCGTAAATAAGGTAGATAGGATTGGAGAACCTCCTCCGGAGGTGTATGAGTTCTATAATCTTGGCATAGGCGATGTAATGCCCATTTCCTCGATACATGGCCTGGGGATGGGGGATCTGCTGGATGAAATATACAAGCATTTCCCTGAGGATAAGGAAGAAGACTATGATGAAGATGTCATAAAAGTAGCCGTGGTAGGCAAGCCCAATGCGGGCAAATCCTCTTTGGTTAACAGCATCCTCGGCGAGAACAGGGTGATAGTGAGCGATATCCCCGGAACCACCAGGGACGCCATAGACACCTATGTCGAAAAGGGTGAAGACAAATTTGTCTTTATTGATACGGCGGGGCTTAGAAAGAAAAGCAAGATAGTGGAGAATATTGAAAGATACAGCACTATCCGTTCCTGGTCCGCCATCGAGAGGGCGGATGTCTGCCTGATAATGATTGATGCGGTGGACGGCGTTACCGAGCAGGACACAAAAATAGCCGGATATGCCCACGAGCAGGGAAAGGCATCGATAATAGTAATAAATAAATGGGATCTCATTGAAAAGGAAACAGGTACCCTGGAAGAATACCGCAAGGTAGTGTATGAAAAGCTTGGCTTTATGACTTATGCTCCTGTCATTTTTATTTCGGCAAAGACCGGACAGAGAGTGCACAAGCTGTATGATTTGATAAAATATGTTGCCGGTCAGGCAGCCTTCAGAATATCCACAGGTATGCTTAACGACCTTGTAAATGAAGCGATTGCCATTGTGCAGCCTCCGTCGGACAAAGGAAGAAGGCTGAAAATCTATTACATGACCCAGGCTGGAGTAAAACCTCCTACATTCATCATATTTGTAAACGATGCCGAGCTTTTGCATTATTCGTATGTCAGGTACCTGGAAAATCAACTGAGAAAAAGTTTTGGGTTCGAGGGTACTCCCATCAGATTCATTCATAAGGAAAAAGGTAAGGAGTGATACATAGAAATGGGCTCAGAGGTGTTGAAACTGTGTTTTGTGGGTGTTGTCGGTTATCTGCTTGGCAGTGCGAACAGTTCCTTGATAGTCGGAAAGTTCTACGGTGTTGATGTGCGCAAGCATGGAAGCGGAAATGCAGGAGCGACCAACACTCTTAGAACTCTCGGCAAAAAGGCTGCATTATTTACGACTATAGGCGACATGCTGAAGGGATTCATAGCATGCCTTATTGGAATGTATTTGGCCGGCGATACCGGAGTTATCATAGGCGGTATGGCTGCTGTAGCGGGACATAACTGGCCTGTGTTTTTCGGGTTCAAAGGGGGTAAAGGTATCCTCACCACCCTTGCCGTCGTATTGATGATGGAATGGAAGATAGCTTTGATACTGCTGGGAATATTCATTATTATAGTGGCCATATCGAGATACATATCTCTGGGTTCAATAACCAGTGCGGCGCTGCTTCCCGTATTTGCCCTGATTTTCAACAAATCCGTTGAATTTGTCGTAGTGTCATTTATACTCGCTTTGATAGCAATCGCAAGGCATCGTAAAAACATATCGAGAATCCTGAATGGCACCGAGTCGAAATTTGGTGTGAAAAAAAGCAGCTAGCATATAGTCTGCTTATTTAATACATTTTAGTATATCTAAGCATAATATGGTACAATTTTGTACATATTAATATAATTCTACTTAAATTTAGAGCTGTTTAGGTGGATAAATCACTGGAAGGCTTGCTTCACCCTAAGGGCGGTAAATTGGTTCATAAGTCAACCCATCTTGTTCCTGCGGCTTCAAAAGGTTGATTTAAGCGCCGCCAGGGAAATTGAAGGAGCCTTAAGGTCATTATTTACGGAATGACAATGCGATACTGGTATCGTATCAACACTATGCTCATTGGCATGAATTGAAAGGTGGAATTTACATATGAAAAAGAGCATTGCAATAATAGGTGCAGGAAGCATGGGCACGGCAATATCCATTCTGTTATCCAAGAATGGAAACAGTGTAAGGATGTGGACCCCTTTTAAAGAAGAAGCTGATATGATTAATACGGCAAGGGAGCATATACACAGGCTTCCCGGGGTTATTGTGCCGGAAGGGGTAATTTGCACCGACGATCTTGAGAAGGCGCTGGACGGAGCAGAGCTTGCCGTATTGGCGGTTCCTTCCCAGACTATACGCCAGAATTCCCGGAATATTTCCAAATATATAAAGAAAAACATGATAGTGGTTTCCTGTTCCAAGGGAATTGAAGAAGGTACCCGCATGCTTCTTACGGATATAATCAGGCAGGAAATACCGCAGGCATTGCCGGTTGCCCTGTCAGGCCCCAGCCATGCGGAAGAGATAGCCAGGGATATACCTACTACCGTGGTGGCAGCCAGCGAAAACCGGGAGGCAGCGGAGCTCGTTCAGAACATATTCATGTCACCCAAATTCAGGGTTTATACCAATTCCGATGTAAAAGGCGTGGAGCTGGGGGGAGCTCTCAAAAACGTAATCGCCCTCTGTGCCGGAATATCGGATGGTCTGGGCTTTGGTGACAATACCAAGGCTGCCCTCATGACAAGGGGTATAACGGAAATCACAAGGCTTGGGACGGCGATGGGCGCAAGGCCTCAAACCTTCGGAGGGTTGACCGGAATAGGGGACCTCATTGTAACGTGCACCAGCATGCACAGCAGAAACAGAAGGGCAGGCATCCTCATCGGGCAGGGCAAATCAGTAAAAGAGGCTCTGGATGAAGTTAAGATGGTAGTAGAGGGTGTTGCTACGGCAAAGCCTGCTTATGAGCTGGGTCAGGAATATAATGTCGATATGCCTATAACTAGAGAAGCAAATGAAGTCCTGTTTAACGGGAAGAATCCCAAGCAGGCGGTGGTAGACCTGATGATGAGGGAAAAAAAGGATGAAATAGAAGAACTTATTTGATATACTAAAAGGTGGGGTTTTACCTTACCAAATAAAATCAAGCGGACGGGCAATCTAAAAACCTGTTCCGCTATAAATCTTGCCCGGGGAGTAGGGTATTGTCCGAATAATAAACCTGTAAAAAACACAGGCTGACACTGCCATATAAAAGGGGTGAAAGGATGAGACCATGAAAAAGGCAATTTTGATATACAACCCGATGTCGGGGGATCACAGTGCTGACAAAAATCTCGATTACATAATCAAGCGTTTCCAGAACGAAAATATTCTTCTCCAGCCTTACAGGATTTTCAGCAACGAAACGGAAATCCTGGAGGACGTCTTAAAACAGGAGGATTATGTTTGTGCGGTTGTCTCCGGCGGTGACGGCACTTTGAATTATTCCATCAATGCTCTTATGAAAAACGACATCAGGATTCCCGTAGGGGTGATACCGTCGGGCACCAGCAATGATTTCGCCCGATGCATAAACATGCCCCATGAAATCGATAAGTGCATGGATGTAATACTGGGCGGAAATACGATAGATGTAGATGTGGGCCTTATAAACGACAAGCAGTACTTTCTGACCACATGTGCCGGAGGGATATTTGTCGACGTTTCCTTTAATACGCACAATGAGCTAAAGAAAAACTTCGGAACCTTTGCGTATTATCTTAAAGCCATCAGTGAGGTTACAAACATCCGATCTTTTCCCATAAAAATTGAAACCGAAACCCAATCCTTCGAAGAAGAAATTCTGTTATTTATCATATTGAACGGCAAACACGCGGCAGGCTTTACCAACCTTTTGGAGATAGCCGACTACTCCGACGGCATAATGGACATCATTATGCTGAAAAACTGCTCCCACCTGGACATGGCGACGGTGTTTTTCAATGTGTTAAGCGGTAATCATATAAATAATAAAAATGTTATAAGCCTTAGGGCCAGAAAATGCATCATAAAAGGCGGCAGCAGCATCAACCTTAGCGTGGATGGTGAAAAGGGCGACAGCCTTCCTATAGAGGTGAAATTCATACAGCGCGCTTTGAAAGTATTTATACGGTAATCTTAAAGAAAACCTCCCCTAATTTTTTGTTCTATAAATTTAAGACGAACATATATTTATAATGAATAATGCGTTGTACAACATTGGCCTAAATGGCTATCCAAACAAAATTAGGGGGGTTGCGGGTGGAAGCTTACAACATATATCAACAGATCGCAGAAAGAACTCAAGGTGACATATACATAGGAGTAGTAGGGCCGGTAAGAACAGGTAAATCGACCTTTATTAAAAGATTTATGGATTTACTGGTAATCCCTAATATAGAAAACACTTACCAAAAGGAAAGAGCAAAGGATGAACTGCCTCAGAGTGCAACCGGAAGGACAATAATGACCACCGAGCCTAAGTTTGTTCCCAATGAAGCAGTGGAGATAACCATCGACGAAAATGTGAAGCTGAAAGTCCGTTTGATTGACTGCGTTGGCTATCTTGTAAAGGGTGCGCTGGGATATTTGGAGAACAATGTGCCGAGGATGGTATCAACTCCTTGGTATGACCACCAGATACCTTTTGAGGAAGCGGCAGAGATCGGAACCAAAAAGGTGATCAATGAGCATTCAACCATCGGCCTTGTAATAACGACTGACGGCTCAATTACTGATATAAGCAGGGAAGAGTATATTGAAGCTGAAAAAAGAGTGGTCAGCGAGCTGAAGGAAATCAACAAGCCCTTCGTAATAGTGCTGAACTCAACGCGGCCGTCGGACCCTGAAACCCTCAAGCTCAAGGAGGAGCTGGAAGCAAAATATTCCGTTCCGGTTATAAATGTAAACTGTGCTCAAATGAGGCTGGAAGATATCAATACGATAATGGAAAAAGTGCTCTATGAATTCCCGGTATCGGAGATAGGCATAAATATTCCCAGATGGATTGAGGCGCTGGAAGATGACCACTGGCTCAAAGTCGATCTGATCGATTCCATAAGGGAGAGCCTGAGGAATATATCCAAAATACGCGAGGTAAAAGGCTGCGTCCAAAACCTTGGGGAATATGAGTTTGTAAAGAAAGCCTACATAGAGAGAATAAACTTAGGCGAAGGCAATGTGTTGGTCGAACTGAGCGCGGAGGATGGCCTGTTCTACCGCATACTCAGTGAAGAGACAGGATTTGAGGTGGATGGAGACCATAGACTCATAGGGCTTTTGAAGGATCTGGCAAGGATAAAGAAAGAGTATGAAAGGGTCGAATATGCGCTGCATGAGGTCAGGGTAAAAGGATATGGCATGGTTATGCCTCAGATGGACGAACTTTCGTTGGAAGAGCCGGAAATTATCAAGCAGGGTAACCGATTCGGAGTTAAATTGAAAGCCAGTGCGCCATCCATCCATATGATCCGGGCGGATATTGAGACTGAAATCGCTCCGCTGGTGGGAACCGAGAAGCAATCGGAGGAGCTTGTGAACTACCTTCTGAAAGAGTTCGAAGGTGAGCCGGGCAAGATATGGGAGTCCAATATATTCGGAAAATCGCTGTATGAGCTGGTAGGCGAAGGACTGCAGAACAAGCTGTTCAGAATGCCCGAGGACGCACAGCTAAAGCTCCAGGAGACGTTGCAGAGGATAATCAATGAAGGCAGTGGCGGATTGATATGTATTATATTGTAAAAAGATATATTTCCACATGAGGATGCCTGTTAAACGCGGGGCATCTTCTTTTTTTGCAAAACAGTGAATTTTCGTCTAAGCAAAAAATAAATGTCGTTCAAAAGAATAACTGATAAAAAAGAGAAGCTGATAAAGAGAAGGTATGCTATTAAGCTAAAGGAGTGCTGAAGTCCTGAGGGGTGCCAAAATCGAAAGAGCATGGGAAGTGAAAAATAATGGGAGTAACTTAAGGGCAAAAAATAGCTGCCTGGCAAAAGATATACTATTATGCTAAAGGGATGCTGAAAGCAGGTGGGCTGAGGAAATCGAAAAAGCAGGGGAAAGGTATAAAAAGAGGGAAAAATCCACAATATAGAATTCAAATGCTGCAGATTAATATACCATGCTTTTACTTCCGTTATTGGCATAATTGTGCTATACTATTTTCCAGATATTTATGCTCTAAAGGAGGACTGCTATGGATGCATATGAAAAATTCAGGTTCTGGCTGGAGAATGAGTATTTTGATGAAGAGACCCGGCGGGAACTTGATGAGATAAAGGATAACCCCAAGGAAATCGAAGAAAGGTTTTATAAGGATCTGGAATTCGGTACCGGGGGTCTCAGGGGGATAATAGGCGCCGGAACCAACAGGATCAATGTCTATACCGTGAGAAAAGCTTCCCAGGGTGTGGCAAATTATATAAGCCAAAAAGGTGAGGAAGCAAAGAAAAAAGGTATAGTTATAGCTTACGACTCCCGCCATAAATCACCGGAGCTGGCCCTGGAGACAGCTAAGGTGTTTGCCGGAAACGGAATAAAAGCATACCTTTTTGACGAGCTAAGGCCCACACCGGAATTATCCTTTGCCGTCAGAGAACTTAAAGCTTCGGCAGGTATTGTGATAACAGCGAGCCATAACCCCAAGCAGTATAACGGATACAAGGTTTATGGGGAGGACGGCGGGCAGCTTCCGTTGGAAGGCTCCAATGCCGTGCTGAAAGAGATCGACAGCATTGAAGACATAACCAAGGTCACTTTCATGGAAAAGGATGAAGCGCTGGAAAAAGGCTTGATTGAGATAATAGGCAGTCAAGTGGATGACTCATATATCTCAAAGCTGAAGACTCTTTCCATCAATCCGGAAATAGTGAAGGAAGTCGGCAAAGATTTCAGAATAATTTATACGCCGCTTCATGGAACCGGAAATAAACCTGTCCGCAGGATTTTAAACGAAACCGGATTTAAGAATGTGCTGGTGGTAAAGGAACAGGAGCTTCCGGATCCGGATTTTTCGACTGTAAAGTCTCCCAATCCGGAGGAAAAGGCTGCTTTTGCCCTGGCAATTGAGCTGGCCAAAAAGGAGAATGTCGACCTGATTATAGGTACTGACCCGGATTGCGACAGGGTCGGCGTGGTGGTCAGAAACGCCGTGGGTGAGTATGTGGTGCTCACCGGAAACCAGACAGGATGCCTGCTCCTGGAGTATATACTGTCCCAGAAAAAAGCAAAAGGAGAGCTTCCGCCCAATGGTTTTGTGGTAAAAACCATTGTTACCACAGAACTGGCCAGAAAGATAGCAGATAACTACAATGTGGAACTGGTGGAAGTGCTGACTGGCTTTAAATTCATCGGAGAGCAGATAAAGCTGCTGGATGAACAAGGCGACAAAAAATACCTGTTTGGTTTTGAAGAAAGCTATGGATATCTGGCCGGTACCTTTGCAAGGGACAAGGATGCGGTTGTGGCATCGATGCTCATCGCGGAGATGGCAGCATATTATAAGTCCCGGAACATGTCCCTCTATGAAGGGCTCCAGGAGATTTTCGAAAAGTACGGATATTCCCTGGAAGGATTGACTACCTTTACATTGGAGGGTAAGAGTGGACTGGAAAAGATAAAATATACAATGAATAAACTCAGAACTGAGGAAATTTCAAAGTTCGGCAATTTTGAGGCAAAGGCCATAAGGGATTATCAGGAAGGTTACAGGTACGATATCGCCAATAATCGTAAAGAAAGGCTTTCTCTTCCCCAATCCGATGTTTTGTATTATGAAATTTCGGATGGTTCATGGTTCTGTATAAGACCGTCGGGAACAGAGCCGAAAATCAAGATATATTATGGCGTATCAGAAAGCAGCTTGGAATTATCTGAGAAAAAGTTAAATGAATTACAGGATAGCGTATTATCCGTTGTGAAGGAAATGTTGTACTAATATAAAAAGGGGTGAGGGATTATGTCTTCTCATCCCTTTTCAATATTATAGGCCTGAAAGACTATGTTTTTTAGGACAAAAGAAGGTAGCATTCCATGACTAATAGGGTAAATAGTCAGTATTTTGCATTTTTATGCAGGATTTATTAAACGGCTGTCGAATATAACATTCATTCGGTGCATTGTTTAGGTAGGTTGAAGTGTAATATGCAGGGAATTTTAACTTAAAAAACAGTCATTTGTCATATTATAATTGCGGAGGAAAAAAATGCACAGATTGCCTTTTGATAGCTTAAAAGCAGGGGATAAACTTGCCAAGTCGGTTTTTAGCCATGAGGGAAGGAAACTGCTTCCGGTAGGCACCGTAGTTAATGAAGACCATTTAAATATACTTTACGAAAACAATATAAATGACGTATATATAGAAGATGATAATTCCTGCTTTATTAACCTGCCCAGGGCTTACTGCGAGGATACGCAAAAACAAGCCAAAATGCTTATGGAACAGCACTTGGAAAGCCGCTCTTTAGTTCCTCCGGTAAATAATCCCAAGGTGAAGGACACAATTTGCAAAATCATGGACGAAATGCTCGGAAGCGAAGACATAATCACATGCCTGGCCAATATGAAATTCCTTGATGAATATACTTTTGAGCATTCATTGAATGTCTGCCTGCTTTCCTTGGTTATGGGTATAGGCATTGGCTATAACCTGCGCAGACTGGAAGACCTTGGGGTGGGGGCAATCCTCCATGATGTCGGTAAACTGAGAATACCCGAAAGCATTCTGAAAAAGCCGGCAAAACTTACAGATGAGGAGTTCGAAGAGATAAAGAAGCATACCATTTATGGATATAAAATCCTCAAAGAAAACAAGGATATCAGCATGATTTCGGCATTTATCGCCATCGGACACCATGAGAGGTATGACGGAAGCGGGTATCCACTCCATATTAAGCGCAACAACATACACGAATGTGCGAGAATCGTT encodes the following:
- the plsY gene encoding glycerol-3-phosphate 1-O-acyltransferase PlsY, with the protein product MGSEVLKLCFVGVVGYLLGSANSSLIVGKFYGVDVRKHGSGNAGATNTLRTLGKKAALFTTIGDMLKGFIACLIGMYLAGDTGVIIGGMAAVAGHNWPVFFGFKGGKGILTTLAVVLMMEWKIALILLGIFIIIVAISRYISLGSITSAALLPVFALIFNKSVEFVVVSFILALIAIARHRKNISRILNGTESKFGVKKSS
- the spoIVA gene encoding stage IV sporulation protein A, coding for MEAYNIYQQIAERTQGDIYIGVVGPVRTGKSTFIKRFMDLLVIPNIENTYQKERAKDELPQSATGRTIMTTEPKFVPNEAVEITIDENVKLKVRLIDCVGYLVKGALGYLENNVPRMVSTPWYDHQIPFEEAAEIGTKKVINEHSTIGLVITTDGSITDISREEYIEAEKRVVSELKEINKPFVIVLNSTRPSDPETLKLKEELEAKYSVPVINVNCAQMRLEDINTIMEKVLYEFPVSEIGINIPRWIEALEDDHWLKVDLIDSIRESLRNISKIREVKGCVQNLGEYEFVKKAYIERINLGEGNVLVELSAEDGLFYRILSEETGFEVDGDHRLIGLLKDLARIKKEYERVEYALHEVRVKGYGMVMPQMDELSLEEPEIIKQGNRFGVKLKASAPSIHMIRADIETEIAPLVGTEKQSEELVNYLLKEFEGEPGKIWESNIFGKSLYELVGEGLQNKLFRMPEDAQLKLQETLQRIINEGSGGLICIIL
- a CDS encoding phospho-sugar mutase, which gives rise to MDAYEKFRFWLENEYFDEETRRELDEIKDNPKEIEERFYKDLEFGTGGLRGIIGAGTNRINVYTVRKASQGVANYISQKGEEAKKKGIVIAYDSRHKSPELALETAKVFAGNGIKAYLFDELRPTPELSFAVRELKASAGIVITASHNPKQYNGYKVYGEDGGQLPLEGSNAVLKEIDSIEDITKVTFMEKDEALEKGLIEIIGSQVDDSYISKLKTLSINPEIVKEVGKDFRIIYTPLHGTGNKPVRRILNETGFKNVLVVKEQELPDPDFSTVKSPNPEEKAAFALAIELAKKENVDLIIGTDPDCDRVGVVVRNAVGEYVVLTGNQTGCLLLEYILSQKKAKGELPPNGFVVKTIVTTELARKIADNYNVELVEVLTGFKFIGEQIKLLDEQGDKKYLFGFEESYGYLAGTFARDKDAVVASMLIAEMAAYYKSRNMSLYEGLQEIFEKYGYSLEGLTTFTLEGKSGLEKIKYTMNKLRTEEISKFGNFEAKAIRDYQEGYRYDIANNRKERLSLPQSDVLYYEISDGSWFCIRPSGTEPKIKIYYGVSESSLELSEKKLNELQDSVLSVVKEMLY
- a CDS encoding NAD(P)H-dependent glycerol-3-phosphate dehydrogenase, which encodes MKKSIAIIGAGSMGTAISILLSKNGNSVRMWTPFKEEADMINTAREHIHRLPGVIVPEGVICTDDLEKALDGAELAVLAVPSQTIRQNSRNISKYIKKNMIVVSCSKGIEEGTRMLLTDIIRQEIPQALPVALSGPSHAEEIARDIPTTVVAASENREAAELVQNIFMSPKFRVYTNSDVKGVELGGALKNVIALCAGISDGLGFGDNTKAALMTRGITEITRLGTAMGARPQTFGGLTGIGDLIVTCTSMHSRNRRAGILIGQGKSVKEALDEVKMVVEGVATAKPAYELGQEYNVDMPITREANEVLFNGKNPKQAVVDLMMREKKDEIEELI
- a CDS encoding YegS/Rv2252/BmrU family lipid kinase, which translates into the protein MKKAILIYNPMSGDHSADKNLDYIIKRFQNENILLQPYRIFSNETEILEDVLKQEDYVCAVVSGGDGTLNYSINALMKNDIRIPVGVIPSGTSNDFARCINMPHEIDKCMDVILGGNTIDVDVGLINDKQYFLTTCAGGIFVDVSFNTHNELKKNFGTFAYYLKAISEVTNIRSFPIKIETETQSFEEEILLFIILNGKHAAGFTNLLEIADYSDGIMDIIMLKNCSHLDMATVFFNVLSGNHINNKNVISLRARKCIIKGGSSINLSVDGEKGDSLPIEVKFIQRALKVFIR
- a CDS encoding HD-GYP domain-containing protein; translation: MHRLPFDSLKAGDKLAKSVFSHEGRKLLPVGTVVNEDHLNILYENNINDVYIEDDNSCFINLPRAYCEDTQKQAKMLMEQHLESRSLVPPVNNPKVKDTICKIMDEMLGSEDIITCLANMKFLDEYTFEHSLNVCLLSLVMGIGIGYNLRRLEDLGVGAILHDVGKLRIPESILKKPAKLTDEEFEEIKKHTIYGYKILKENKDISMISAFIAIGHHERYDGSGYPLHIKRNNIHECARIVAVADVFDALSTDRVYRKKMKLNEVIEYITDFSTNYFDRDIVNNFVGCLPLYQVGTGVILNTGERGLVANANKVMPTRPVVKIIYNRKGIKLKRNYKIDLTKKSNVLIEGVCEL
- the der gene encoding ribosome biogenesis GTPase Der; amino-acid sequence: MAKPVVAIVGRPNVGKSTFFNYVTGKRISIVEDTPGVTRDRIYAEAEWRDRKFTLIDTGGIEPYSEDIIMQQMKRQAEIAIETADVILFMVDVKDGLTAADKEVATLLRKTRKPVILAVNKVDRIGEPPPEVYEFYNLGIGDVMPISSIHGLGMGDLLDEIYKHFPEDKEEDYDEDVIKVAVVGKPNAGKSSLVNSILGENRVIVSDIPGTTRDAIDTYVEKGEDKFVFIDTAGLRKKSKIVENIERYSTIRSWSAIERADVCLIMIDAVDGVTEQDTKIAGYAHEQGKASIIVINKWDLIEKETGTLEEYRKVVYEKLGFMTYAPVIFISAKTGQRVHKLYDLIKYVAGQAAFRISTGMLNDLVNEAIAIVQPPSDKGRRLKIYYMTQAGVKPPTFIIFVNDAELLHYSYVRYLENQLRKSFGFEGTPIRFIHKEKGKE